The Kineosporia sp. NBRC 101731 genome has a window encoding:
- a CDS encoding ABC transporter permease: MSRLTLAGTCFSLAAALVLSGLLIVLTGYSPDAALRALFDGSLADGPALTSTLLYTAPLLLVALGTCVSTRAGVFNIGQEGQVLIGCFAGAWCALRLALPGVLLLVVVLLAAAAGGAFWAWLSSLMYRWRGVNIVVSTLLMVFVAQQLIAFSVGQAWFLQQSKGDKAVVAPQSNQLPLNARLPSFGEYPHVMVNLGLVLAVVLMAAVAIGLARTRWGFRLNLTGLSPAAAQHAGVRIGLVTSLALVVSGAFSGLAGALMLAGPIGTYRLQPGMSANVGWDGLLVALVARNRPWLCAPVALLFGVLRAGGGFLSATGVPFYLVDVVKSLLVLALVVPPVLASRLALPVRRSPVAVEV, translated from the coding sequence ATGAGCCGCCTCACCCTGGCCGGAACCTGTTTCAGCCTGGCCGCCGCGCTCGTGCTGTCGGGTCTGCTGATCGTGCTGACCGGTTACTCCCCGGACGCCGCGCTGCGGGCACTCTTCGACGGTAGCCTGGCCGACGGCCCGGCCCTCACCTCCACGCTGCTCTACACCGCGCCGCTGTTGCTGGTGGCGCTCGGGACCTGCGTGTCCACCCGGGCCGGGGTATTCAACATCGGCCAGGAGGGGCAGGTGCTCATCGGCTGCTTCGCCGGGGCCTGGTGCGCGCTGCGCCTGGCCCTGCCCGGCGTGCTGTTGCTGGTCGTGGTGCTGCTCGCGGCGGCGGCCGGGGGAGCGTTCTGGGCCTGGCTGAGTTCGCTGATGTACCGCTGGCGCGGTGTGAACATCGTGGTGAGCACCCTGCTGATGGTGTTCGTGGCGCAGCAGCTGATCGCGTTCTCGGTGGGGCAGGCCTGGTTCCTCCAGCAGTCCAAGGGCGACAAGGCCGTGGTGGCGCCGCAGTCCAACCAGCTGCCGCTGAACGCCCGGTTGCCCTCGTTCGGTGAGTACCCGCACGTCATGGTCAATCTCGGGCTCGTTCTGGCCGTGGTGCTGATGGCGGCCGTGGCGATCGGTCTGGCCCGCACCCGCTGGGGTTTCCGGCTGAACCTCACCGGGTTGAGCCCGGCGGCGGCCCAGCACGCGGGGGTGCGCATCGGGCTGGTCACCTCGCTGGCCCTGGTCGTGTCCGGCGCGTTCTCCGGGCTCGCCGGGGCGCTGATGCTGGCCGGACCGATCGGCACCTACCGGCTGCAACCGGGGATGTCGGCGAACGTCGGCTGGGACGGTCTGCTCGTGGCGCTGGTCGCCCGGAACCGGCCCTGGCTGTGTGCCCCCGTCGCGCTGTTGTTCGGGGTGCTGCGGGCCGGGGGCGGCTTCCTGTCCGCCACCGGCGTGCCCTTCTACCTCGTCGACGTGGTGAAGTCGCTGCTCGTGCTGGCGCTGGTGGTCCCGCCGGTCCTGGCCTCCCGGCTGGCGTTGCCGGTGCGGAGAAGTCCTGTTGCGGTGGAGGTCTGA
- a CDS encoding VOC family protein, with translation MTEHTYAFGFRPEADEATAGQARAELQAFTERWGAILDDRSAPASTRPHAPYGFEYARIEVPDLPATIEFLEYHVGLQLEQRTDDYAYLRSDIEHHCIELIAAPHRKDGATTAIGYSVESTQVLGQIQKRVVDAGLDVLELQDRQKSFCSDGFAVTDPNGLIVELFTDFHEYAEPPHLEIRPTDLIHPFLSTTRWEETVAFYTDVLGFLPSDHVVGSTTFLRGEDRYHHSLAVQKNKEFFVGHLCFAMKSLDHVMRLRARALYRGAPIASDIVNHSASTSIAFYLHDTRFGPRFELCDRHRVLTPAEHETHRARHMPADPRNIDVWRPASDDWGRF, from the coding sequence TTGACCGAGCACACCTATGCCTTCGGCTTCCGCCCGGAGGCCGACGAGGCCACGGCCGGGCAGGCCCGTGCCGAACTACAGGCCTTCACCGAGCGCTGGGGCGCGATCCTCGACGACCGGAGCGCACCGGCCTCCACCCGCCCGCACGCTCCGTACGGTTTCGAGTACGCCCGCATCGAGGTGCCCGATCTGCCCGCCACGATCGAGTTCCTCGAGTACCACGTCGGGCTGCAACTCGAACAGCGCACCGACGACTACGCCTACCTGCGCTCCGACATCGAGCACCACTGCATCGAGCTGATCGCCGCGCCGCACCGGAAGGACGGGGCGACCACCGCCATCGGCTACAGCGTCGAGAGCACGCAGGTGCTCGGGCAGATCCAGAAGCGGGTGGTCGATGCCGGTCTGGACGTCCTGGAACTGCAAGACCGGCAGAAGAGTTTCTGCAGCGACGGTTTCGCCGTGACCGACCCGAACGGACTGATCGTGGAGCTCTTCACCGACTTCCACGAATACGCCGAGCCGCCGCACCTGGAGATCCGCCCGACCGACCTGATCCACCCCTTCCTGTCCACCACCCGGTGGGAGGAGACCGTGGCCTTCTACACCGACGTACTCGGTTTCCTGCCCTCCGACCACGTCGTCGGGTCCACCACGTTCCTGCGGGGCGAAGACCGCTACCACCACAGCCTGGCCGTGCAGAAGAACAAGGAGTTCTTCGTCGGGCACCTGTGTTTCGCCATGAAGAGCCTCGACCACGTGATGCGCCTGCGGGCGCGGGCTCTCTACCGGGGCGCCCCCATCGCCAGCGACATCGTGAACCACTCGGCGTCCACGAGCATCGCCTTCTATCTGCACGACACCCGGTTCGGGCCGCGCTTCGAGCTCTGCGACCGCCACCGGGTGCTCACTCCCGCCGAGCACGAGACGCACCGCGCCCGGCACATGCCCGCCGACCCGCGCAACATCGACGTCTGGCGGCCCGCGTCCGACGACTGGGGCCGGTTCTGA
- a CDS encoding VOC family protein: protein MSSPLTSPRWTHVALPTGNLDAAIEFYTSLTPLVVVERFSDDAGESAWLSNDQQVDTPMVLVLVSFNQDRGGQLGLLTPFAHIGIEVPERSDVDAMAERAREKGCLHWEPRDMPGPVGYICAFKDPDGNVIEISHNQKVFELVRKLWGPGAE, encoded by the coding sequence ATGTCCTCACCCCTCACCTCACCCCGCTGGACCCATGTGGCCCTGCCCACCGGGAATCTGGACGCGGCCATCGAGTTCTACACCTCGCTCACGCCCCTGGTGGTGGTCGAGCGGTTCTCCGACGACGCCGGTGAGAGTGCCTGGCTGTCCAACGACCAGCAGGTCGACACCCCGATGGTGCTCGTGCTGGTCTCGTTCAACCAGGACCGGGGCGGGCAGCTGGGTCTGCTCACGCCGTTCGCTCACATCGGTATCGAGGTGCCGGAGCGCTCCGACGTCGACGCGATGGCCGAGCGGGCGCGGGAGAAGGGGTGTCTGCACTGGGAACCCCGCGACATGCCCGGCCCGGTCGGCTACATCTGCGCGTTCAAGGACCCGGACGGCAACGTCATCGAGATCTCCCACAACCAGAAGGTGTTCGAGCTGGTGCGCAAGCTGTGGGGGCCCGGCGCTGAGTGA
- a CDS encoding aromatic-ring-hydroxylating dioxygenase subunit beta, whose amino-acid sequence MSAVLDTVKRSDVEDWLYAEADILDAWDYDAWLALFEPGARFEVPTTDFRGWSPLGSGSFVTDDWDLIKARVKRLKSRKAHAENPHSRTHRLVSNVRLHAITDPAAPLRVGPVSTDVAVTARDFGDLSHCLRVTASFVVHRARDGRFDSYVGRYDHVLAPADDGFRFRLRRSILGHEVLTAGARLSFIL is encoded by the coding sequence GTGAGCGCGGTCCTGGACACCGTGAAGCGTTCCGACGTGGAGGACTGGCTGTACGCCGAGGCCGACATCCTCGACGCCTGGGACTACGACGCGTGGCTGGCGCTCTTCGAGCCCGGGGCCCGCTTCGAGGTGCCGACCACGGACTTCCGCGGCTGGTCGCCCCTGGGGTCCGGCTCGTTCGTCACGGACGACTGGGACCTGATCAAGGCGCGGGTGAAGCGGCTGAAATCCCGCAAGGCGCACGCCGAGAACCCGCATTCCCGCACGCACCGCCTGGTCTCGAACGTCCGGCTGCACGCCATCACCGACCCGGCGGCGCCGCTGCGGGTCGGCCCCGTGTCCACCGACGTGGCCGTCACGGCCCGGGACTTCGGCGATCTCAGCCACTGCCTGCGGGTCACCGCGTCGTTCGTGGTGCACCGCGCCCGCGACGGCCGCTTCGACAGCTACGTCGGCCGCTACGACCACGTGCTGGCTCCCGCCGACGACGGTTTCCGGTTCCGGCTGCGCCGCTCGATCCTCGGGCACGAGGTCCTCACCGCCGGCGCCCGGCTCAGCTTCATTCTCTAG
- a CDS encoding amidohydrolase family protein: protein MPDVLITGDIHTLAPENEMPARVEAIGVRDGAIVSWGSRGWVRAELGGRVREIDLPGTVLPGFTDSHVHVLWAGRRQDRCDLGEVRSVQEIERRLAEFAAGHAGWIEADAEFEAIDLAEGRLPDRSDLDRACPGRRVLLDRKGHDAIVSSPVLHDAGITATTPDPAGGRIHRDRTGRVTGLLIEHPAVALVRNVQPAPDLETRVRWIRLGQAELLRQGITTAMDPAVTLAELPAWISAAQEGWLGQRCVVMPLGSDDVSPLEIASFLSTSGIDEVDPRRLRTGPTKLFLDGGGSLGTAWRSSPWPGPGKPDHGNQSITLDTLRAHCSAGLGGRGVGVHAVGDAAIDALLDVLEVLNWAGDQPYRGTGFHIIHGYLSPSGSALSRAARLGVPVSAHPALQWAFGTALIDRLSEAEAAQANPLRAWLDAGVLVGGGSDGPGPPMSPLFGMWQARTRRVRGRGTPLGPAQAITPAEALTLFTTGAAAITGTRGHLSPGGPADLVALDVNPLTCDDEELRQGQVLTTLVDGRPALT, encoded by the coding sequence CCGGCCCGGGTCGAGGCCATCGGCGTGCGCGACGGGGCGATCGTGTCCTGGGGGTCACGCGGATGGGTGCGCGCCGAGCTCGGTGGGCGGGTACGCGAGATCGACCTGCCCGGAACGGTTCTGCCGGGCTTCACCGACAGCCACGTGCACGTGCTGTGGGCCGGCCGGCGTCAGGACCGTTGCGACCTCGGCGAGGTGCGCAGCGTGCAGGAGATCGAGCGGCGGCTGGCCGAATTCGCCGCCGGCCACGCGGGCTGGATCGAGGCCGACGCCGAGTTCGAGGCGATCGACCTGGCCGAGGGGCGCCTGCCCGACCGGTCCGACCTCGACCGGGCCTGCCCCGGCCGCCGCGTGCTGCTCGACCGCAAGGGCCACGACGCGATCGTCAGTTCACCGGTGCTCCACGACGCCGGGATCACCGCCACCACGCCGGATCCGGCCGGCGGACGGATCCACCGTGACCGCACCGGACGGGTGACCGGGCTGCTGATCGAGCACCCCGCCGTAGCCCTGGTCCGGAACGTGCAACCCGCACCGGATCTCGAGACCCGCGTCCGCTGGATCCGGCTGGGCCAGGCCGAGCTGCTGCGCCAGGGCATCACCACCGCGATGGATCCGGCCGTCACCCTGGCCGAGCTCCCGGCCTGGATCAGCGCCGCGCAGGAGGGCTGGCTGGGTCAGCGCTGCGTGGTCATGCCGCTCGGCTCGGACGATGTGAGTCCCCTCGAGATCGCCTCCTTCCTCAGCACTTCCGGCATCGACGAGGTCGACCCCCGCCGGCTCCGCACCGGTCCCACGAAACTCTTCCTGGACGGCGGCGGATCGCTGGGCACCGCGTGGCGCTCCAGCCCCTGGCCGGGCCCCGGGAAACCGGACCACGGCAACCAGAGCATCACTCTGGACACGCTGCGCGCCCACTGCTCGGCCGGGCTCGGCGGACGCGGCGTCGGGGTGCACGCGGTCGGCGACGCCGCGATCGACGCCCTGCTCGACGTGCTCGAGGTGCTGAACTGGGCCGGCGACCAGCCCTACCGCGGCACCGGATTCCACATCATCCACGGCTACCTCTCCCCCAGCGGTTCGGCCTTGTCGCGGGCCGCCCGGCTCGGTGTGCCGGTCTCCGCGCATCCCGCTCTGCAGTGGGCCTTCGGCACCGCCCTGATCGACCGGCTCAGCGAGGCCGAAGCCGCTCAGGCCAACCCGCTGCGCGCCTGGCTCGACGCCGGGGTCCTGGTCGGGGGCGGCAGCGACGGCCCGGGCCCACCGATGTCCCCGCTCTTCGGCATGTGGCAGGCCCGCACCCGCAGGGTGCGGGGCCGCGGCACCCCCCTCGGCCCGGCGCAGGCCATCACCCCCGCCGAGGCCCTGACCCTGTTCACCACCGGCGCCGCCGCGATCACCGGAACCCGCGGCCACCTGTCGCCGGGCGGCCCCGCCGACCTGGTGGCCCTCGATGTCAACCCCCTCACCTGCGACGACGAGGAGCTGCGCCAGGGCCAGGTGCTGACCACCCTGGTAGACGGCCGCCCGGCGCTGACCTGA
- a CDS encoding TauD/TfdA family dioxygenase: protein MTDTTTSREPISGPSAWRGSDLAGSTAWIYELGPAELSDLEAAGRRFVADDPDLRTVTAADYPLPACTRLNEESARQLDSGRGFILIRGLKTEEYGDVLAGAIFFIMGLHLGLPIGQNQMGDLLDHVIATSDKTLADEGAKPSRVRDRLPFHSDSSDVVALMCLRGAREGGASSLVSGTTIYNEVLRRRPDLAPLLFEPFHWDWKKQDPDAPGNTYTSPVVSYVDGIFSIYAGMSMVFSAQRFEEVPRLTPEQIEVLNLFDEISQEPGLALDMNFQPGDVQWLLNYAALHSRTGYLDFAEPERRRHLLRLWLKRDVGRPLVEKFGKHVVTMGEPAGGVLPGGRFTIADAVTPNFDWGN from the coding sequence ATGACCGACACCACGACCAGCCGGGAACCGATCTCCGGCCCCTCCGCCTGGAGAGGCTCCGACCTGGCCGGATCCACCGCATGGATCTACGAACTCGGCCCGGCCGAGCTCAGCGACCTGGAGGCCGCGGGCCGCCGGTTCGTGGCCGACGACCCGGACCTGCGCACCGTCACCGCCGCCGACTACCCCCTGCCCGCCTGTACCCGGCTGAACGAGGAGTCGGCCCGCCAGCTGGACTCCGGCCGGGGCTTCATCCTCATCCGGGGCCTGAAGACCGAAGAGTACGGCGATGTTCTGGCCGGGGCGATCTTCTTCATCATGGGTCTGCACCTGGGCCTGCCGATCGGGCAGAACCAGATGGGCGACCTGCTCGACCACGTGATTGCCACCTCGGACAAGACTCTCGCCGACGAAGGCGCGAAACCTTCCCGCGTGCGCGACCGTCTGCCCTTCCACTCCGACTCCTCCGACGTGGTGGCCCTGATGTGCCTGCGCGGCGCCCGCGAGGGCGGCGCGAGCAGTCTGGTCAGCGGCACCACGATCTACAACGAGGTGCTGCGCCGGCGCCCGGATCTGGCGCCGCTGCTGTTCGAGCCGTTCCACTGGGACTGGAAGAAGCAGGACCCGGACGCTCCCGGCAACACCTACACCTCTCCCGTCGTCTCTTATGTGGACGGTATTTTCAGCATCTACGCGGGTATGTCGATGGTCTTCTCGGCCCAGCGGTTCGAGGAGGTGCCCCGCCTGACCCCCGAGCAGATCGAGGTGCTCAACCTGTTCGACGAGATCTCCCAGGAACCCGGGCTGGCCCTGGACATGAACTTCCAGCCCGGCGACGTGCAGTGGCTGCTGAACTACGCCGCTCTGCACTCCCGCACCGGCTACCTCGACTTCGCCGAGCCCGAACGCCGCCGCCACCTGCTACGCCTGTGGCTCAAACGCGACGTCGGCCGGCCCCTGGTGGAGAAGTTCGGCAAGCACGTGGTCACCATGGGCGAACCGGCCGGTGGGGTGCTGCCGGGTGGACGGTTCACGATCGCCGACGCGGTCACCCCCAATTTCGACTGGGGTAACTGA
- a CDS encoding aldo/keto reductase codes for MQYRTLGRTGVEVSTLCLGTMMFGAWGNPDEAACHRMVHAALDAGVNFVDTADVYAFGESEEILGRALAGRRDSVVLATKGHNAMPGDPLDRNRRGNSRVWITRAVEASLRRLGTDHLDLYQIHRPDPSTDIDETLGVLSDLVRQGKIRAIGTSSFPAEQLVEAQWVAQDRHRERFATEQLSYSVLARHGEAAVLPTALRHRLGVLVWSPLNGGWLTGKYRAGQQPAPDSRALREKDHFDFAETSMRDRKLALVEQLAAIADGAGLSLIHLALGFVLNHPAVTSAIMGPRTEEQLLGQLAAGDVTLSPDVLDAIDQVIAPGTVINPADIGYEPPALTDASQRRR; via the coding sequence ATGCAATACCGCACCCTGGGCCGCACCGGTGTCGAGGTGAGCACCCTGTGCCTGGGCACCATGATGTTCGGCGCCTGGGGCAACCCGGACGAGGCCGCCTGTCACCGGATGGTCCACGCCGCGCTGGATGCCGGCGTGAACTTCGTGGACACCGCCGACGTCTACGCGTTCGGCGAGTCCGAGGAGATCCTCGGCCGGGCCCTGGCCGGGCGCCGCGACAGCGTGGTGCTGGCCACCAAGGGGCACAACGCGATGCCGGGCGACCCGCTCGACCGCAACCGCCGCGGCAACTCCCGGGTCTGGATCACCCGGGCGGTCGAGGCCAGCCTGCGCCGGCTGGGCACCGACCACCTCGACCTCTACCAGATACACCGCCCCGACCCGTCCACCGACATCGACGAGACCCTGGGCGTTCTCAGCGATCTGGTGCGCCAGGGCAAGATCCGGGCGATCGGCACCTCCAGCTTTCCGGCCGAACAGCTGGTCGAGGCGCAGTGGGTCGCGCAGGACCGGCACCGCGAACGGTTCGCCACCGAGCAGCTGTCGTACTCGGTGCTGGCCCGGCACGGTGAGGCCGCCGTACTGCCCACGGCCCTGCGTCACCGGCTCGGGGTGCTGGTCTGGAGCCCGCTGAACGGTGGGTGGCTGACCGGGAAGTACCGCGCCGGGCAACAGCCGGCGCCGGACTCACGGGCGCTGCGCGAGAAAGACCATTTCGACTTCGCCGAGACCTCGATGCGCGACCGTAAACTGGCCCTGGTCGAGCAGCTCGCCGCGATCGCCGACGGGGCCGGCCTGTCGCTGATCCACCTGGCTCTCGGCTTCGTGCTGAACCACCCGGCCGTGACCAGCGCGATCATGGGGCCGCGCACCGAGGAGCAGCTCCTGGGCCAGCTGGCAGCGGGCGACGTGACGCTCTCCCCCGATGTCCTGGACGCGATCGACCAGGTGATCGCTCCGGGGACGGTGATCAACCCGGCCGACATCGGCTACGAGCCGCCGGCCCTCACCGACGCGTCGCAGCGCCGCCGCTGA
- a CDS encoding ABC transporter permease: MSLAFDTEIILSSGVRLATPLAFAALGEYVAERAGCLNISVEAMMLGAAFGSIATAAATGSATAGLLAGVLIGALIAFVHAGLSHHAEINTFVVGLALNTLVLGLTSYFIATSTYVGHQVAQVRVPVLSDIPVIGAPLFVERWPVYLLLVLIPLTWWLVARSRWGLELRAVGENPAAADVTGIHVNRRRRQAMLWCGALAGLGGAHLAVGEVGSFSQNMTAGRGYIVIAAVIFGAWRLGRTLLGCALFGLADALRLALPALGVTLNSQFLAAAPYLLALVAMLAFVATSREPRALGQPFERGSG; this comes from the coding sequence ATGAGCCTGGCCTTCGACACGGAAATCATCCTGTCCAGCGGGGTACGGCTGGCCACGCCCCTGGCGTTCGCCGCGCTCGGTGAGTACGTGGCCGAACGCGCCGGGTGCCTGAACATCTCGGTGGAGGCCATGATGCTCGGCGCGGCCTTCGGGTCGATCGCCACGGCCGCCGCGACGGGCAGTGCGACCGCCGGGCTGCTCGCGGGGGTGCTGATCGGGGCGCTCATAGCCTTCGTGCACGCCGGCCTCTCGCACCACGCGGAGATCAACACGTTCGTGGTGGGACTCGCCCTGAACACCCTGGTGCTCGGTCTGACCAGCTACTTCATCGCCACCAGCACGTATGTGGGGCATCAGGTGGCGCAGGTGCGGGTGCCGGTGCTGAGTGACATCCCGGTGATCGGTGCCCCGCTGTTCGTCGAGCGCTGGCCGGTGTACCTGCTGCTGGTGCTGATTCCCCTGACCTGGTGGCTGGTCGCGCGCAGTCGCTGGGGGCTGGAGCTGCGGGCGGTGGGCGAGAACCCGGCGGCCGCCGATGTCACCGGCATCCACGTGAACCGGCGCCGGCGGCAGGCCATGCTCTGGTGCGGTGCTCTGGCCGGCCTCGGCGGGGCCCACCTGGCCGTGGGAGAGGTGGGTTCGTTCAGCCAGAACATGACGGCCGGGCGGGGCTACATCGTCATCGCGGCGGTGATCTTCGGGGCCTGGCGGCTGGGGCGCACCCTGCTCGGCTGTGCCTTGTTCGGCCTGGCCGACGCCCTGCGCCTGGCCCTGCCGGCGCTGGGGGTGACCCTGAACTCGCAGTTCCTCGCGGCGGCGCCGTACCTGCTGGCCCTGGTCGCCATGCTGGCCTTCGTCGCCACCTCCCGCGAGCCGAGGGCCCTGGGACAACCCTTCGAGCGGGGGTCGGGGTGA
- a CDS encoding nuclear transport factor 2 family protein, with product MRAYLAALNAADVEAVLACVAEDFVNEHTAVDAVSRFGKAAYAAALPGFLQDFDGLRYRAESIISDGAQVAVPYRMSFRHRPSSGAPVSVRGAFVFVLTPEGLIGRRTDYWDSGEVGRQIAAFHP from the coding sequence GTGCGCGCCTACCTGGCCGCGCTGAACGCCGCCGACGTCGAGGCGGTGCTCGCCTGCGTGGCCGAGGATTTCGTCAACGAGCACACCGCCGTGGACGCGGTGAGCCGGTTCGGGAAGGCCGCGTACGCGGCTGCCCTCCCGGGCTTCCTCCAGGATTTCGACGGGCTGCGCTACCGGGCCGAGAGCATCATCTCCGACGGTGCGCAGGTGGCCGTGCCCTACCGGATGTCGTTCCGGCACCGGCCCTCCTCCGGTGCGCCGGTGAGTGTCCGCGGCGCCTTCGTGTTCGTGCTGACGCCGGAGGGCCTGATCGGCCGCCGCACCGACTACTGGGACTCCGGCGAGGTCGGCCGTCAGATCGCAGCGTTCCACCCGTAA
- a CDS encoding aromatic ring-hydroxylating dioxygenase subunit alpha: MAHLPPPTALVTENWDEQTFRVHREAYRSQALFDAERDRVWARNWLYLGHETEIPNPHDFTVRTLAGRPLIFVRDGEGEIHAFLNSCPHRGTVVCRENQGNAKHFACFYHAWTFRSDGAVSSIPGADAYHRDEAFRASMALRSVARLEMHEGYVFVAFTPDVPPLLEHLGDAADYLTMIEQQHAGGMRTLPGTQLYSVRGNWKLAVENAMDGYHFAPTHNTFVGYLRESGFAVTDDDQYAYTLQNGHLLLVLTGHGGRISMLWEPRFGEDERVRTAAHRAEMVQRLGAERAHHVADESHILYVWPNLLLFDIEGLSIRQLEPVSPGVTDVRAWQLVPREEDPDARALRMRTVVSFVGPGGLATPDDIEAYEAVQRGIEATAGGGEIDVSDMSRGMADEIKGVQGRSIDEGAMRGFWRHWVDAVEPGRWSVTGPRPQSFVTGRDVR; the protein is encoded by the coding sequence ATGGCTCACCTTCCACCTCCCACGGCCCTGGTGACCGAGAACTGGGACGAGCAGACCTTCCGCGTGCATCGCGAGGCCTACCGCTCCCAGGCCTTGTTCGACGCCGAGCGGGACCGGGTCTGGGCCCGGAACTGGCTGTATCTCGGCCACGAGACCGAAATCCCGAACCCCCATGACTTCACGGTGCGCACGCTCGCGGGTCGTCCTCTGATCTTCGTGCGCGACGGGGAGGGCGAGATCCACGCGTTCCTCAACTCCTGCCCGCACCGCGGAACCGTGGTCTGTCGCGAGAACCAGGGGAATGCCAAGCATTTCGCCTGCTTCTACCACGCCTGGACCTTTCGCTCGGACGGTGCGGTCTCCTCGATCCCGGGTGCTGACGCCTACCACCGGGACGAGGCGTTCCGGGCGTCGATGGCGCTGCGGTCGGTGGCCCGGCTGGAGATGCACGAGGGCTACGTCTTCGTCGCGTTCACGCCCGACGTGCCGCCGCTGCTGGAGCATCTGGGCGACGCCGCCGACTACCTGACCATGATCGAGCAGCAGCACGCCGGCGGCATGAGGACCCTGCCCGGCACGCAGCTGTACTCGGTGCGTGGCAACTGGAAACTCGCGGTGGAGAACGCGATGGACGGTTACCACTTCGCACCGACCCACAACACGTTCGTCGGGTACCTGCGCGAGAGCGGTTTTGCGGTCACGGATGACGACCAGTATGCGTACACCCTCCAGAACGGCCATCTGTTGCTGGTTCTCACCGGTCACGGCGGGCGCATCAGCATGCTCTGGGAGCCCCGGTTCGGTGAGGACGAGCGGGTGCGCACCGCTGCGCACCGGGCCGAGATGGTGCAGCGGCTGGGTGCGGAGCGGGCGCACCACGTGGCCGACGAGAGCCACATTCTCTACGTCTGGCCGAACCTGCTGCTGTTCGACATCGAGGGCCTCTCGATCCGGCAGCTCGAGCCGGTGTCGCCCGGCGTCACCGACGTGCGCGCCTGGCAACTGGTGCCGCGCGAGGAGGATCCGGACGCCCGGGCACTGCGCATGCGCACGGTGGTCAGCTTCGTCGGGCCGGGAGGGCTGGCCACGCCGGACGACATCGAGGCGTACGAGGCCGTGCAGCGCGGCATCGAGGCCACCGCCGGCGGCGGTGAGATCGACGTCAGCGACATGTCACGCGGGATGGCCGACGAGATCAAGGGCGTCCAGGGACGATCGATCGACGAGGGGGCCATGCGCGGCTTCTGGCGGCACTGGGTGGACGCGGTGGAACCGGGACGCTGGTCGGTCACCGGCCCGCGTCCGCAGAGTTTCGTGACCGGGCGGGACGTCCGGTGA